A window of Conger conger chromosome 13, fConCon1.1, whole genome shotgun sequence contains these coding sequences:
- the ckmb gene encoding creatine kinase, muscle b encodes MAKNCHNDLKMKFKTEEEYPDLTLHNNHMSKVLSKDVYNKLRDKSTPSGFTLDDCIQTGVDNPGHPFIMTVGCVAGDEESYEVFKDLFDPIISDRHGGYKPTDKHKTDLNFENLKGGDDLDPNYVLSSRVRTGRSIKGFTLPPHNSRGERRVVEKLSIEALNSLDGEFKGKYYPLKDMSDKEQEQLIADHFLFDKPVSPLLLAAGMARDWPDGRGIWHNDNKTFLVWVNEEDHLRVISMQLGGNMKEVFKRFCVGLQKIEAIFKKHNHGFMWNEHLGYVLTCPSNLGTGLRGGVHVKLPKLSTHAKFEEILTRLRLQKRGTGGVDTASVGGTFDISNADRLGSSEVQQVQLVVDGVKLMVEMEKKLEKGGSIDDMIPAQK; translated from the exons ATGGCGAAGAACTGCCACAACGACCTCAAGATGAAGTTCAAGACAGAGGAGGAATACCCAGACCTCACCCTGCACAACAACCACATGTCCAAGGTGCTGAGCAAGGATGTGTACAACAAGCTGAGGGACAAGTCAACCCCCAGTGGCTTCACCCTGGATGACTGCATCCAGACCGGAGTGGACAACCCTG GCCACCCCTTCATCATGACTGTGGGCTGTGTTGCTGGTGATGAGGAGTCCTATGAGGTCTTCAAGGACCTGTTCGACCCAATCATCTCCGACCGTCATGGTGGCTACAAGCCAACAGACAAGCACAAGACTGACCTGAACTTCGAGAACCTGAAG GGCGGTGATGACCTGGACCCCAACTACGTCCTGAGCAGCCGCGTCCGTACTGGCCGCAGCATCAAGGGGttcaccctgcccccccacaaCAGCCGTGGGGAGCGTAGAGTCGTCGAGAAGCTGTCCATCGAGG CTCTGAACAGCCTGGACGGAGAGTTCAAGGGCAAGTACTACCCCCTGAAGGACATGTccgacaaggagcaggagcagctgatcgctgaccacttcctgtttgacaAGCCCGTGTCCCCCCTGCTGCTGGCTGCTGGGATGGCCCGTGACTGGCCTGACGGAAGAGGCATCTG GCACAACGACAACAAGACCTTCCTGGTCTGGGTGAACGAGGAGGACCACCTGCGTGTCATCTCCATGCAGCTCGGCGGCAACATGAAGGAAGTCTTCAAGCGCTTCTGCGTTGGCCTGCAGAAG ATTGAGGCCATCTTCAAGAAGCACAACCACGGCTTCATGTGGAACGAGCATCTGGGCTACGTCCTGACCTGCCCCTCCAATCTTGGCACCGGCCTGCGTGGTGGAGTACACGTCAAGCTGCCCAAGCTGAGCACACATGCCAAGTTCGAGGAGATCCTGACCAGGCTCCGTCTGCAGAAGCGTGGCACAG GTGGTGTGGACACTGCTTCCGTGGGTGGCACCTTCGACATCTCCAACGCTGACCGTCTGGGCTCCTCAGAGGTCCAGCAGGTGCAGCTGGTGGTTGATGGCGTGAAGCTCATGGTTGAGATGGAGAAGAAGCTGGAGAAGGGTGGCAGCATCGACGACATGATCCCCGCCCAGAAGTAA